CCCGCCGTTTGAGTACTACAACGACCAGTTCCGACTGGATGGCTTTGATGTGGCGCTGATCCAGGCCATCGGCCAGAAGCTCGGCCTGCGGGTCGAGCTCAACGACTTCGCCTTCGACGGTCTGGGCGGAGCCCTGACGATTGGCCAAGTGGATGCGGCCATCGCCGCGATTTCCGTCACCGACGAACGCCAGGTGGTGATCGATTTTTCGAGTGTCTACTATGTCGGCGCCGGCGCTGCCCTTGCTAAGGAGGGATCCGGCATCGCCCCACTGTCGTCCATCGCCCAGCTGACCCAGTACCGGGTAGGGGTGCAGGAGGGCTCGGCGTATCAGGCCGACCTGCAGCGGGTTGTGGCGGCGGGTGCGATGCCGGCTGGCAATGTGCATGCTTATGCCAAGGCCGATGAGGGAGTCGCCGGCCTGCGTCAAGGCGCCGTGGATCTGTTCGTGCTCGACGAGGCGGCTGCGAGTGAGTTCGTCACGCAGGGAGGGGTCGAGATCGCAGGCCA
The nucleotide sequence above comes from Anaerolineales bacterium. Encoded proteins:
- a CDS encoding ABC transporter substrate-binding protein, translating into MDLKSIILAGMILGLLPGACAPARTPEPTPGAPADLTWERIQSAGKMIVGTAGDYPPFEYYNDQFRLDGFDVALIQAIGQKLGLRVELNDFAFDGLGGALTIGQVDAAIAAISVTDERQVVIDFSSVYYVGAGAALAKEGSGIAPLSSIAQLTQYRVGVQEGSAYQADLQRVVAAGAMPAGNVHAYAKADEGVAGLRQGAVDLFVLDEAAASEFVTQGGVEIAGQAVSQQRYAIAIPQGAVTLQAELNRALVELDNDGTLALLTDQYLGPHSGASPPPPPEA